The following proteins are encoded in a genomic region of Caminicella sporogenes DSM 14501:
- a CDS encoding YitT family protein — translation MIKDYVIVTIGVIIVALGLSFFLVPADLAVGGITGLAMVINNIFPQIAIGPMLVVMNILLFIIGFILIGKQFGIKTIYASFALSGIIWVIEAFFHIEKPLVDDMFLNLFYGILIQGIGMAIIFYQNASTGGTDIIAKILNKFFYIEIGKALLLADFMITFLAGITFGLKLGLYALLGVLMNTVIIDSVIEGLNLKINISIITSSPDKIKKFINEELKRGATLYYAEGAYTNENRTVISTVMNKKEFIRLKKFIKENDKNAFVIVSNVREVLGNGFRLSI, via the coding sequence ATGATAAAAGATTATGTCATTGTTACAATAGGAGTTATTATAGTAGCACTTGGTTTATCCTTTTTTCTTGTACCTGCAGATTTAGCAGTAGGCGGGATAACGGGACTTGCTATGGTTATTAATAATATTTTTCCGCAGATTGCAATAGGTCCAATGCTTGTTGTAATGAATATATTATTATTTATTATAGGTTTTATATTAATAGGAAAGCAATTTGGGATAAAAACTATATATGCCAGTTTTGCTCTTTCAGGGATTATTTGGGTAATTGAAGCTTTTTTTCATATAGAAAAACCTCTAGTAGATGATATGTTTTTAAATTTATTCTATGGAATACTTATACAGGGAATAGGAATGGCAATAATCTTTTATCAAAATGCATCTACAGGTGGGACTGATATAATAGCGAAAATATTGAATAAGTTTTTTTACATTGAAATAGGGAAAGCGTTATTATTAGCAGATTTTATGATTACTTTTTTAGCTGGAATAACTTTTGGATTAAAACTTGGACTATATGCACTGCTTGGAGTTTTGATGAATACAGTTATTATTGATAGTGTAATAGAAGGATTAAATTTAAAAATAAATATTTCTATTATAACTTCATCACCAGATAAAATAAAAAAATTCATAAATGAAGAACTTAAACGTGGAGCGACATTGTATTATGCAGAAGGTGCTTATACTAATGAAAATAGGACAGTAATATCTACAGTAATGAATAAAAAAGAATTTATAAGGCTTAAAAAATTTATTAAAGAAAATGATAAAAATGCTTTTGTAATAGTTTCAAATGTTAGAGAAGTTTTAGGAAATGGCTTTAGATTATCTATATGA